A segment of the Corylus avellana chromosome ca2, CavTom2PMs-1.0 genome:
ATATTTTTAGGTGCTTATTTGGGGGAAGATTGGGGGATGAGTGCTAAGCACTTTTTGAATGATGGTTCACATGGACAGCCTGGTCAGAGAAACCAAgtatgccaaaaataaaaatgaattttggtTGGCTTTAAAGTAGATGAAAGTCTATCCTATACCACATGGACTGATGCAGTTTGGGCATTTGGGGACCTTTTAACAGAATGTTGTCAcccattcattttcatttcaacaAAATTTCTAGTTGATTTGGTCGCTCTACATTTTCTGACTGCAGATTTGTCCAGAAGCTTGCACTTAACTTGTTCAATGGTGACATTCATCAAGCGTCATTCCGTGTTTTGTCTGATTTTCGGAAAGGGAAGCTTGGGTGGCTTGCACTGGAGAGGCCTCCTAGATAATGCTCTTGAATGTTTGCTTTGGAGACGACGACTTTTCAAAGCTTCAACCAAAACCCCTTGACATGTCAAAAGGATGCCAAACTCTGTCAGGGACTGAACTTATAAATCTTTGTGAAGATTGGAGAACAAAAATCTTGGTAAGATATGAGATTTCATAATGGTTAATCGCGTTAATATGGCTCTAATTTAGAACAGGGAAGTCGGGAGATTTCAGGCGTTCCAAACAGAGGAAGTGCCATAAAAGCAACTGAGTCTTCCTGCCACGAGATGCAAGTAGCTGTTTTTCAGCTTGTATTTATCATCAGTGACCATAATGTAGCAGCCTCTGTTAGTTTTGTATGCATTATGTATAGCAAATATATGTAAATTAAACCCATAGGCATCATTGTTTACAACTCATCGCTAAATCGaaatatttattgtcatttttgtttATCTGACGAAAGAATCCACCTGAAGATGATTTGAGGTGGTTGTAAGGAAATGCTTATTAAACTCATCTGTAAGGAGGTTCAATCCAGTACTTCCATAACTTTGAAGTGATGAAAGCAAATTACTAATCTCTATTGGGACTccaagagatttttttttctcttctttttggaTGAGCGAGTTGTTGGTCCGAATGAGAAGCTTTACACGTTACAAAAGCAAACGAAAATACTAGGTGGAAAGCATCCTAAGATAGATATtgatgttgcatattcaaatcATTGTTCCTATTTTCGTCTTTCATTGGGATAATTGCTCGAGGAGAGTTCAACAATTACCCAATAAATCTCTAGCTATTTTGCTACATCAAATAGAGCTTTCATGAGACTCACCTCGAACTGAGATTGCTAGATATTTTAAGACACCATCAGGTGTGAAAGATTCatgctttaatttttatgaacaGTAGTTGCTACCAGCTGAAATGAAGAGCACCAATGCAATCTATTCTTCTAACCATGGAATTGCTAAAATTTGTGTTTACACTAAAGCATCTAGGAAAGACCCAATCCAAGAGGGGACAATCCACAAGAGAATGGTGCTTTGAGAAAAAGCACATAATGAAATAAACATGGAATAACCTATTGCAATCTCTACCAGTTTACAACACATTTGAAATACAGTAAGCAAACAAGCATTGTGTCCCTAACATGATTAATCATGTTCAACAATCAGGTCTTCTAATTTCATTGTATTTAAGAACTTTGTAGGTTTGTAATGATACATTGGGAATGATTTCCACATTTTCATTGTGCGACTGTGGGAGCACAACTCGAATCGTCTTTGTTTGACCAATTCTCTTTAATTCCACAGGCTTTAAAAGGCCGTTCAATCTGGAGACCTTCTGCAGTTTCCTTTTCCAATTGTAAACAATATCTTCCGAATGTCTCTATAGTTACTTGAAGTCTGAAATCTATACTAAACAAAAACTTCATCTCCAACTTGTTCAACTCTGCTGTGCTTACTCCTCCCACTTTGGCATAATATGCATTGTTGAAGAATCTGTAAAATGTTGTAAAGCTATTTGTTTCAGAAGATTACACCAAAAGTAAAAGCCAACTAATGatgcaaagaagaaaaatatagaatATAAAGGTACATAATCTCCATCTAATTGGTGATCTGATTGGCTTATGGATTTGTCTATTAGGCTCCCTCGGAAGTTTTAGGGTATTATCAAGTCTGTTCATTATTATCAGGAACTAAATATTTGAAGACTATGAACTTAGAACTTCATTCATGAAAACTATCGACGCATACAGGTTCCTTATATAAATTTCTGACACAGTATCTTTATTCTTTGGACTCTTAACCGATAATCTTCTCATCTCGTCAGCCTATATTAGACACTTTCCAAGTGTAGGGAGTACAATCACTAAAAAAAGTGATACCCACAGGGGCACCACATAAACTATCTATTTCTGCCTTGAAAGAGAATTAAGACActataggttaaaaaaaaaaaaatggagaatcATTTTCTTGGGTCAGTCAGTACTTACGCGTCATCAATAAATTTTGCAGCAAGCATTAGACTTGTTATCAGAAGCCGGTGAACATTTAGAGAAGTTAAATGAACCTCTGTACTTTGAAGGAATCTATCCACGTATATGTGTGCGACAACAAAGCAGGAAGGGCTGCAGCCAGAGTACTTGAAGATCCGATCAATATACTGCCGAATGCTCAGAGTGGGAGCTCTCAAACCATGGAATATTGTGACAACATCTTTAATTTGTGTTGCCTCCAACAGAATCTCATTTTTTTGAACAGATCTCTCAAGAAGTGAGGAGAGAAGTGATAAAACCCGTGGAATTGCAGGAACGCCTTTTCTCAGTTCTGTAAGCCCCAATGAAAGGCAAATATCTGAGTCCACATTCTGAGCATCATGTGCCAAAGTTCCCATCTCCAAGCTGCACGGCAATCATGGAAATCAATAAGTTAATTCATAACCAACGAGTGCTCAAAGCAACATTCTTGTTGGAAATCATATATCATCATAATAGTATCTGCAAAAACTGATTAGCTATATTAGACGATTTgaaggaatgaaaaaaaaaattgtgacatTTATTACAAGACTGGCCATTTACACAGCAGAGAAAGACCACAACCATTTCCAGTCATTCAACTGCCAATCTAGTCCAGGTTCCAAGACACTGATGGAATAATCATGCTGGTTCTTACATTTCTCAGGACTTTAACCTATTTCATTTCAAGATTCTgaaaaaaatccaaagagatGTTTGAAATAATGTTTTTGACACTCTTGAATGCACCATCCTTTGGATGCTTTTAACAACTCATAAACTTATGATCAAAATTAAAGGGTTTCAAGCTGTGAAGaaaatgctttataaatagTACTTTGATGCAATGAAAGTGATTTCTAGGTAGTATTTTTCAATAAAGAAAAGCCAAAGACAATAGGCAACCAATAGGGTGGGAAGTTGGGAACCAACCCCCTCCAGTCTGTTTCCAGTAGTTTTCTAACGGCTGAACCAATGGACGTTGGCTGCTGAAGAAGATCCTCAAACCGACTGAACACAATAGGGCTTCTGAACCAAGCCAACACCAACAGTTGTCATCAGTAGATTTGTTGATTTGGGAGTGTGTGAGGCGCCACTCAAAGCAACACCAGCTTTGGTGGCAGAGTGCAATTAACCACCGCCATATATGGCACTGACGCAGCAAGAGAGAGGCAAAGAAAGGGAGAGTGGGCTGGGATGGAGAGGCAGAGAGACTTGGAAGAAGGGGTTGGTTGGTTGGGTCGAGAAAAGCCGGTTTTCCAACACATAACCCAATAATCGACCCGACCCTGTCCAAAACTGGTTTTTCTTACAAAGCCCCTGCAAACTACATTAGCTTAGAATATAGTTCCAAATCAACATAATTTGGAAACGTGTTTCACAAAATGCATTAAAGAACTTACTAATCCAGAATAACATGCTTCCTCCACTTGCCATGATATTCACAGCTTCCACTAAAATCCATTACATTCAATTGTATTTCTCAAATCCTTTCTATTATTGTTTCTTGATTTTAACAACTTCTTCTCTCCCTGAAAAGGAATTCCCAAAAGTGCATAATTCCAGCTACTAAGAAACGTCTAACTCTAGGCTTAGTTACATGTTTACAACTCATTGAATTGAATTCTCTACTTCCCAGGGCTACCTTCCTATATTATCTCACCCATATCTAACTGGTTCTAAGTTTTTATCTAATCGAGCTGATACCcaaggttgggtatcaatcatgacgacaaaaaaaaaaaaaaaatctaagattGAGGAGAGCATTCTACTTTAATCTTATTTCCATCTAACAATCAAGAATTCCAAGCTTGTTAGGAGGAAAATCACGTGACGAATTGCTTCTCCAATAAACGTTTCACAGACCCAATTTGCACATGGAGGCCTAGTTCTTTTGCTTCTCACCGcattaatctctctctctctctctaccatCACGCATAGATCTCGGAGACCCATTTCACTTTCGCCCAAAACATGAAAAATTAGCGAAGTAAACTGACCAAGCACAACAAATCGATACTAATAAGTCCTCCAATTAAGAGAATCCAACATAATTATTCAAAGTCAAAACTCATAAACGAAATGAACAAAACAGGCAAAACCCAGAGGTgaaaaccaaagaaacccaacaaaataAGCAAATCCCACCATTTCAAATCAAACCAATCAGCAGATATACATTGTTCCATCAAATCCCAACTCAGTAAACGCAATGTCAGGCCCAAATCTGGAAAGAAACACATCCCataacaaaagcaaaataacatACAAAACTTACAAGAGTCTTAAAGGGAAATGGGAATTCTCAACAGCCCGGTAGCTAGTACCTTCTTCTACCTATGCGTGAGGCACGAAGAAGATACACTGAATGGATGGCTTAGCTTGTCTCATGGAGTTTACCATTCTTGCTTCTCTCTGCCATATCTTTTTTCTGCACGCTTTTTTGCCAGGCAAAAAGATTCAAAGCTTGCTTCTTTATTTATTCCCACAagtctctcctctctctctctctttttctctctctaaagcAACTTCACATGAAAGATTGTGTCGGCAGTGCACTCCACCTTTGCTGAGTGAGTGGGGAAAGCGTTTATTCTAGCCTCTATTGGTGGTGAAGTGGGGACCCCTTGGCCCTTGGCAACAGTTTTTTCCTCCTTATTTAAAGgagtaattttttgttttgtttttggtattaGATCGATTTGATGATTTCCAAAAGAGTAACGGTAGAAAGtctatttttattctataattattttataatgatgAGTGTcagttttaattaataattgattaatttttatcttaaaaacacacacatttgtagaataaaaatgtagtttcttaaaataaacaattttttaatttaaaaatattcaaaagttCGTTGGGATATCGATATTTTGAGATAACTGTGCAGATAAAAATGTTTCTAGCTATTACACTTTCATCCCGCTCTCATCTAACAGGTTTGATGTGGCAATGCCGACAAGTCCTTAAATcaacttttgttaaaaaataattttaaaatgagcCTAATGAGATGAAAATGTAatatattgtatttataatttcGAAATAAAATGGTTAATGCTCAAGGAAAGAGCTTCATTTATCCAAGAAGCGAAAATAGAGCTAGAAATAGAGCATGACAGCTAAGCTTACAAGAGTATGTCTATGAGGTGGAGAATAGGGACATGGGGAGGAATTTTACGGTTTCATGAGTCGTGGTTTTCGACCGATTGAATTATCTATCGAAGACTTGTTTTGATGTATTtaagagagtatatatatagtgttacgttatttacaaaatttaaattatatgataatatatgtaaaaattaatctaaacaaCAGgacttaatctctctctttcacttaaaataaattataaattaaaagaacaaTAATAACTTAATTCATGACGAGGCACTAAAGGGCATTGACCGCATGTTAGGGCATCCAAGGTTAAAGTTTGGGCATCTATAGTTTCTCTTCATCTAGGCCTTTTTTATCATTGGTTTTCAACAAATAAGTATTACTATAATCACGTTTAGGTACAATAGTTACAATCAGTCTCActtcttactatttttttttttttcaaaaatagtacaaaagtttatttaattaattatgccCCACAGTCAGCGGTTCACTTGTAATGACAATGATTGAGAAGCAGAAAATGATGGCTTGGAGTGGGGATCTTGTGTAATCCCAATGCTTATTTAGTAGAGTCCAAAAGCTCTATTATATcatacattattattattagtcgGTGGCTTATTTTGCTTCCACCTCTACGCCTGATAGGACCACACCAACTGCTTTAatatgttattttatatattttctgatatacttaaattaattattttctaatctaatttcttatcttttaaATATCTGAAGATTGCTTTAAAAAACCTTTTTGTTACATagattttgtgtttgtttagtTTTTGTTATTCAGAATCggaaacataatcctaatatttttgctagaaaataaaattttaaggatattttggtttaatttcattttgtgcAAAACACTGGTAAACATCGAAGTAATTCTAGGTGACAAATTTGTGTTatattaaaaatgatgtggttattaaaatcatcattgagctttcaattgattattattaaattttgatcaaatagtgattttaataaccacattaTTCTTAGTAAGACACAAGTAGGCCATCTAGAATTACTCGTAAACATTGATTAATTCTAAGTGACCTACTTGTGTCTTACTTGTtatactaaaaatgatgtggctattaaaatcattgtttgatcaaaattcaataatgatcaatcataagcctaatggtgattttaatagtcacatcattcttagtaggatacaagtaAGATACAAGTAAGCTACCTAGAATTACTCGTAAACATCACCATATTTTGGAGGCATATTTGTTGTAACTTGGTAACATGTCAATTAAACAAAATTGGTGAGGCAAATAGGGTCTTAAGTAATATAGGAAACATGTTAGTATTAGAAATAAAGGCCTATTAATGTGGAATTGTAAGAGAttaatgataattaattttatgaagaGATTAAAGTTAGACCCATTTTACATGAAATTTAGTGGATTCATTTTACggttcaaattttgttttgttgtatttaacgATGTATATAGTGTcatgcaatttaaaaatttaaataaagtgaCAACGTATTGTTAAATGTAATATAGACAGTAAAAtgaatcattttcatttcatttgagtTCGAAAACGTTTTTATTTGTAAACATTTATGGGATTAAAGAGCTCAAGGATAtcaattgaaaaaggaaaatgtcaCTTTAATTTCAACTTTTGAATATCCCCATCAAAAATTCCTTATAAAAGTCTCTTGTACCTAACTAAAATGATGGAGACATATTTGGTGTGAGATGGACCACTACCAtgatgtaagaaaaaaagtaatttactATTTATGAACAATAAGTAATCTAGCATTGGATTATATCTGCCAATTCAATTAGAGTTGGAGTCATGGGAAAATGCTATGTGAATTGAATTAGTGTTGATTAGTCGTCTAAGGTAGTGGTTTAATGGCTTAAAGAGGTCTTTAAAGTGATTAGGTACACATTAAAGCATAGGTGAGAATCTTTATGTCTGATTAGTGTAAATTATGTTAATTTCTATTGATGCGTTGGTGAGGCTGGATTAGGTTATGGCTCAACTGGACTTGAGAGAATGCTTGTGATTCTTACTATTTAGGTCCATCACGTTGATTCCCATTGATATGTTAGTGAGGCTGGTTCAGGCTATGACTTAGTCTGACTTGAATAAGGACTTGTAGCTTGTAGTTCGCACCGTCTAAACCCTCTCCTATGATACTCCCAGTAGATAGGTGCTATTATGGGGTCTCGCTAAATTAGAATAGTCACAATTGACCTTCCTCGCCTACcattttaattaggaaaaaaaagagtagtgTTGATTATATTTGCATCAAATTAAATGGCATGCAGGAAGAGGCAAGTGGCATGATTAAATGTTTAATCTTTTTATGTATTATTAGTTGACATGTTTATCAGGGTCcggcttacatgttgttattttaataacatgatGTAAGCAACCGTCAAGATTAATCtcttaaaatctttctttattttttctcttatattaaAAGCTTATAAAAGTAAGtcaattttcaaattcaatattAATCGTTGCTTGCACTACATcatacatactgttattaaaataacagtatgtaagCCAGATCCTGTTTATCATGTAGTTTGAAGCATTTTAGGCAATATTGGTTGAAAGTTGAACTGGGGAGGGGACAAGTGAAGCCCAAGTATAAGTAATAGTATTTCTGGCATGTTGCATCCCGCAGAACCAGGCCATCTAAGCTACAGTTGTCAAAGTGTCGGTTCCGACAATATCAAAATTAGCCCATGAACATTTACATGCATGCTTAATCTTAATACCATcccatttataatttttaaaattaattaatgttgaaGTTTAAATAGGACAAGGCTACAGTTCGTTTGCTGCATAAAAACATATGTATTCTTTGTCGTTTTATCATTCTATATCCATGTGATTATGGTGGTTGGCAGATGAaggtttttattgtttttattattattattagtagtTTTAATGTGAACAAATTTATAAGTATATATGTCTTGTAATGTGTGAGCAACACCAAACCCCCTAaatttctctctattttaaaaattttcacaaCATTTATAAGTAGTGATAATTTCAAAAGGATTCCTCAGTGTCTAAATCTCCAAAAGCGAAGACATTCAATCAAGAGTTTGATGATAAATATCGAGTTTGAAAATCTCTCGAGAGAAATGATTTTCTTTAATGAATAAACAATGCATTAAGCTATGAACAATTAAAAGACAACACCTCAGCTACATAAATtcttaggggtgaaaaggtggGTCGTTATTAATCGTCGGTTAACCGTTAACCGAACTAACCGCTAACAGCCTAGGCGATTACAGTTAGcagttttaagttttgaaaaaattgcctttatgtatattatataatataatatttatataataaaaatatatgaaacgacgtcgtttttttgtttaaaaatatataaaaatgatgtcgtatgtagtagggtattatcatattaccataaaacgacgtcgttttgatttatttattttttgtttttaaataactttttaattttttttaaaaaaatttccttaaaaagcGGTTAAAGGTTATTaaggttattaaccgctaaccgccagttaataataaattttactaaccacttAGGCGGTTATGGTTAATGGTTATAGcaaataaccgctaatcgtacTCACCTTTTCACTTCTGTAAGTTCCTTTGTTAGCAGGGACGGAGCTATCCATTCTAATGGGAAGGGGCCAAAgcatttatcaaaataatattaaaataggGGTCAAAGTATGAATGAAAACTATTTAActttaaagattaaattagtatataaaaaataaaattagtatttacTCAATgctaacaaagaaaataaataaaagaaaagacacaaaataattgttcttaatatatttcaatttttcacTCAAACACCTAAGAAAATGAAAGCTATGAAACCcttcttttaaaatataatagctTTTATCTatcaaattcttcaattaaTTGTTTAGACTTCTAAAAACTAATGGTTGTTTCCAATTAACTAAAAACTATTATAGActataactaaaaaaataacaattaaaaaaaatattgtaattcCACTAATTTGCAATAAAATGATTATCTGAAACTCAattgttgttgatttttttattaactcatCCACCTCCTCGTAACTAGTTAATAGCATTGtttgtctttgatttttttaagcaaCTAGTTAATAGTATTGTTTGACTcaattcattaaaattaaaattgagatCTCCTctaattagaaataaattggagatttttcaattattaatcgtaaccctttattttaaatataatggaACAACGAggagataaaagaaataatcacCACTTTTGGTGGCCAATAGAAGCAAAAACGTTTTAGTTGGTTTCAGCCATGACAACTCTTGAGCATTAATGTGAACTTGACTTTTCCATTTACCAAATACAACTTTTACACttcaaagttaaaaagaaaagacaatttatcatttcaaaatgatcttttcttctcttaatacAATCACACGAACACCACTTCTAGTCTTCTACCTTATCACTTCTGCAAATTGGTTTGTGCAGCACATGCTACACAAAACACAGAAGCCTTTTTAtactttgtaaaaaaaaaacatcaagcGAGTTGGTGGGGGGCATAGATGGCCTATACTGGTCACCCTAGCTCCGTCCTTGTTTgtattgattttgagaaaatgctTGCGGTTTTTACCGTTTAGGTTTTTTATGAGTAGTTTTTAATGGGTAGATATTATTATGTTTACTCACAAATAGAGTAGTCACAGTTGGTTACTCTCCCTTgtcctttttaagtttttttttttttttttttttaaaaaaaaaagaggattaCAAACTGACCTCTAAGGGAATTAcaatcaaacaacaaaaacaaataattagaaCAACACCATTACAAACTCATTTGCCTAAGACTGAATTACAAACAACTCTATTTGGATCAATCTACCTTGAGCAGGGGTGATATTTTTACATGGGAAGTTCGAActtatgtaaataaataaatacataaatacatatagTCCCTCTATGTGTGTGCACGCgcttatataaaataaaagcagtcaaatcttaaacttaatttcataCTAAATCATAAATCATAACTGTGTATAAAAGTTACAtatctataaaatcatctttaaaaaaaagttatcaatcGAATACAAAATATTTCCAATTTGCTATAGACAATTAGACATGTACAATTGTATAATAGGATCTTGAGGGTGCAAAAGTCATCGTTATTCATATCCACCCAAAAACTCCATACGTCATGCCTTCAAATATTCTTATCAAACGTGATTTCAATGTTAGTTGTTAAATAATTACTAGTTTTTCTTAATGAGAGACATTTCTTTAAGAGTAAAGAGTGCTTTGCTTACTCATGACGCCATGATTTCAAAATGGGATGATAAATTCACCAAAGTCTCTATTTGGCATTCTGACTAGACACCTTTCACAAATAATGGATGGGATCTCTAGGGCATCTACAGTAGGAACGTCCACCATTCTCCAAGAATTGGTATTCAATCTATACACATCTAATTCTACTTAAAAGTTTAtaatttgtttggaattgtgttaaagagcttaaaaaatatttttagtacttcaaaatttttttaagccaaaaaaTTGGTTCGGTAAAGActtaaaaacgctttttttgtttttttaaaaaatgaatatccTCTAATCTAACGCGTGTTAACAAGTTGTAAAAAAGTTGAAagtctaacatttttcttcGTTATGTGTCGAGTACTTGGCTTACTCTTCACGCCCGTCTATCATACCCATTTCATGTAATATGTTTTAAGTGTTTGACttgaaaagtcacttaaaaaacACGCTACGTTTGAGGGTTTTGGTTGAAATGTCGTATTTTTTGGGAAGACTAGCTAACAAGTGTAAGCTAAAAGTAACAATGGGCTAAGGTCGGAAGTATTGAAGGCCCAACCCAATCCAATCCAGGCCCACGATGGTCCAGACCAGAGTTTAAGCTAGCATGACCAAGAATGTAAATAAGACGAAAGGTTTGGGACGTTTCGGTCATTTTACGAGGACAAAGCGGAAAGGCTACGCTTCGCTCCCATTATTTTAACGTTAGATTAGGTTTTCATCATTTCCCTCCAATTCCCACACGcacttctctttgatttttctcttaTCAGCGATCCATTCATTACTCTTTCgccacgcacacacacacaattttaaaaaagccaCAGAAAGTTTCCCGAGAAACAAACAGGAGAACAATCAATAAAGGTGCCTTTGCTCGTCTCTATTTTACTCTTTTTCACTTCTAGGGTTTATAGTTTCGGATgattctcttttcatttttcatttcagGCGCTGCCGCGGAGTCTGTTCCTCTGTCCTCCATTTCCTTGGTTGTGTATTgctgtttgtttggttgcttagaatACGTAGGAAAATTAAGTAGATGCTTGGGATCTTATGGCACTGGCAGGTTGAGGGTTAACTCCGCCGTTTCTAAAACTTAagag
Coding sequences within it:
- the LOC132171024 gene encoding cyclin-P3-1 gives rise to the protein MGTLAHDAQNVDSDICLSLGLTELRKGVPAIPRVLSLLSSLLERSVQKNEILLEATQIKDVVTIFHGLRAPTLSIRQYIDRIFKYSGCSPSCFVVAHIYVDRFLQSTEVHLTSLNVHRLLITSLMLAAKFIDDAFFNNAYYAKVGGVSTAELNKLEMKFLFSIDFRLQVTIETFGRYCLQLEKETAEGLQIERPFKACGIKENWSNKDDSSCAPTVAQ